A portion of the Acidobacteriaceae bacterium genome contains these proteins:
- a CDS encoding iron-sulfur cluster assembly accessory protein — protein MSTVAVTPEVVTAPEVVTGAPAKGPVVLTDSAITKVKEIMATQDPIPAGLRIGVVGGGCSGFQYSMSFENGAGMMDKVVNVGDLKVFVDATSAMYLNGCTVDYVETLEAAGFKFENPQVKSTCGCGSSFSV, from the coding sequence GCTGTGACTCCTGAAGTAGTGACCGCTCCCGAAGTAGTGACCGGTGCACCGGCCAAGGGCCCGGTGGTTTTGACTGACTCGGCGATCACCAAGGTGAAGGAAATTATGGCAACCCAGGATCCGATTCCTGCAGGTCTGCGCATTGGCGTGGTCGGCGGCGGTTGCTCTGGTTTCCAGTACTCGATGAGCTTTGAGAACGGCGCCGGCATGATGGACAAGGTCGTTAACGTAGGCGATCTGAAGGTTTTCGTCGACGCGACGAGCGCGATGTACCTGAACGGCTGCACGGTGGATTACGTTGAGACCCTTGAGGCTGCTGGCTTCAAGTTCGAGAACCCCCAGGTGAAGTCGACCTGCGGTTGCGGTTCGAGCTTCAGCGTTTAG
- a CDS encoding type II toxin-antitoxin system VapC family toxin, protein MILLDTHVVLWLAQAPELLSATAVSVIEAARQEDGLAISDKSLWELAQIIADKDVSVDPSPEDFLEACAQVFQVLPITPGIAWRSMQFSKKYPKDPADRIIAATAIVHGLPLITKDGKIRKSGEVACIW, encoded by the coding sequence GTGATCCTTCTCGATACTCACGTCGTGCTTTGGCTGGCGCAAGCTCCGGAACTGCTTTCTGCTACGGCGGTGAGCGTTATTGAGGCAGCAAGGCAAGAGGACGGACTCGCCATCTCGGATAAGAGTTTGTGGGAGCTAGCCCAGATTATTGCGGACAAGGATGTGAGTGTTGATCCTTCTCCAGAAGACTTTCTGGAGGCCTGCGCGCAGGTGTTTCAGGTGCTGCCGATTACCCCGGGCATTGCCTGGCGTTCGATGCAGTTCTCGAAAAAGTACCCAAAAGATCCGGCAGACCGCATTATTGCTGCCACGGCGATTGTGCACGGCCTTCCGCTGATCACAAAAGACGGTAAGATTCGCAAATCCGGTGAAGTCGCCTGCATCTGGTGA
- a CDS encoding type II toxin-antitoxin system Phd/YefM family antitoxin: MKTLGAAAAKTHFLALLDEVEQKRTPIIVTKKGRPVAKMIPMPQQGKDPIFGFYKGKIKILGDILKPRFSDEEIEEFAKREASHLR; this comes from the coding sequence ATGAAAACGCTTGGTGCTGCTGCCGCAAAGACGCATTTTCTCGCCCTGCTCGATGAAGTGGAGCAGAAGCGTACGCCGATCATCGTGACGAAAAAGGGGCGACCTGTGGCGAAGATGATTCCGATGCCGCAGCAGGGAAAAGATCCGATCTTCGGTTTTTACAAGGGAAAGATCAAAATTCTGGGCGACATTCTGAAGCCGCGGTTCTCCGACGAGGAGATTGAAGAGTTTGCGAAGCGCGAGGCCTCGCACCTTCGGTGA
- a CDS encoding type II secretion system F family protein yields the protein MTEFTVRLADDRGRILEQTHAAATADELRARFTQAGYLVYSVKPRSTLGISQQKKVKLDVFLIYNQQFLTLIRAGLPILGSLDLLSKRQKDEGFRGQLEDVVGRVKTGESLSQAFEAQGGFPLVYTVTLLAGERSGNLEEVLQRFLDFQRVSLSFRKKLKASLIYPAFLVVMVIGLFIFLVTFVVPRFAQLYDQLGTKLPSLTLLLLQIGQYAQHYGIYIAAVVALIIYGIVRWTKTDSGANTIDKVRVKLPLLGQVWLKYQVGLFSRTLSTLLQGGLPLVPSLETAARSIDSRSVQKAVYTSVEQVREGKGLSLSLANTGVFPELAIEMIEVGESTGALPQMLNSVAEFFEEDVQTSLAAIMSLIEPAILIVMGVVVVVILIALYLPIFSLNSVGGGN from the coding sequence ATGACTGAATTCACTGTAAGACTTGCCGATGACCGCGGCCGCATCCTCGAACAGACCCACGCCGCCGCAACGGCCGATGAGCTGCGCGCCCGCTTCACGCAGGCAGGGTATCTGGTGTACTCGGTCAAGCCGCGATCGACGCTCGGCATCTCGCAGCAGAAGAAGGTCAAGCTCGACGTCTTCCTTATCTACAATCAGCAGTTCCTGACGCTGATCCGCGCCGGTCTGCCGATTCTCGGTTCGCTGGACCTGCTCTCCAAGCGGCAGAAGGACGAGGGCTTCCGCGGGCAGTTGGAAGACGTTGTCGGCCGTGTGAAGACGGGTGAGTCGCTCTCGCAGGCCTTTGAGGCGCAGGGCGGATTTCCGCTGGTGTACACGGTGACGCTGCTCGCGGGCGAACGCTCCGGCAATCTGGAAGAAGTGCTGCAGCGTTTTCTGGACTTCCAGCGAGTTTCGCTGTCGTTCCGCAAGAAACTGAAGGCATCGCTGATCTATCCGGCGTTTCTTGTTGTGATGGTGATCGGCCTGTTCATCTTCCTGGTGACGTTCGTGGTCCCGCGCTTTGCGCAGCTTTACGATCAGCTTGGTACAAAGCTTCCTTCGCTGACGCTGTTGCTGTTGCAGATAGGCCAGTACGCCCAGCATTACGGCATTTACATTGCTGCGGTTGTCGCGCTGATTATTTACGGCATCGTCCGCTGGACGAAGACCGACTCTGGCGCAAACACGATCGACAAGGTGCGCGTGAAGCTGCCGCTGCTGGGGCAGGTGTGGCTGAAGTACCAGGTCGGCCTCTTCTCGCGTACGCTTTCGACGTTGCTGCAGGGCGGTTTGCCGCTGGTGCCAAGCCTTGAAACGGCGGCCCGTTCGATCGATTCGCGCTCCGTGCAGAAGGCGGTTTATACGTCCGTGGAGCAGGTGCGCGAAGGTAAGGGGCTTTCGCTCAGCCTGGCCAATACAGGCGTTTTCCCCGAGCTTGCGATTGAAATGATCGAAGTCGGTGAGTCTACCGGTGCGCTTCCGCAGATGCTGAACTCGGTTGCCGAGTTCTTCGAGGAAGATGTTCAGACCTCGCTTGCGGCGATTATGAGCCTGATTGAGCCCGCCATCCTGATCGTGATGGGTGTTGTCGTCGTCGTGATTCTTATCGCTCTCTACCTGCCGATCTTCAGCCTGAACAGCGTGGGCGGCGGAAACTAG
- a CDS encoding GspE/PulE family protein gives MATAPPVAQPYANDMLSETERAQRLARRYHAEFVDLKNFKIEHELFKSVPVDIMFRYNFVPLAQHEGRLTIAVADPSKLMVLDEIAGLLGTRVVTRVATSSQIADILKKSEQSQRVLDEASEGLAFDVLSDNENADESLAIDKLAADDDISPIIRLVDTTIFTALERRASDIHLETYDDSLLVKYRIDGVLQQAMAPIAREHHQTILSRIKVMSELDIAERRVPQDGRFRVRYKGRLIDFRVSIMPTVHGENAVLRVLDKESMSEKFTKLSLDVVGFAEKDLARFRRYIKEPYGMVLVTGPTGSGKTTTLYAALNEIKSEEDKIITIEDPVEYQIRGITQIPVNEKKGLTFARGLRSILRHDPDKILVGEIRDAETAQIAINSALTGHLVFTTVHANNVVDVLGRFLNMGVEPYNFVSALNCILAQRLVRQICEFCVQTVHFTDDELIENGLNPEEWRDVDFKEGPGCIECGGTGYRGRSAIHELLELDDEIREMLLEKRPGSEIRKKAKAKGMAFLRDSALERVRDGITTLREINKVTFVEAGR, from the coding sequence ATGGCCACTGCACCTCCAGTCGCTCAGCCCTATGCCAATGACATGCTTTCGGAGACGGAGCGTGCGCAGCGTCTCGCTCGCCGCTACCATGCCGAGTTTGTCGACCTGAAGAACTTCAAGATCGAGCACGAACTCTTCAAGAGCGTGCCGGTAGACATCATGTTCCGCTACAACTTTGTGCCGCTGGCGCAGCACGAAGGGCGGCTGACGATTGCGGTTGCAGACCCGTCGAAGCTGATGGTGCTGGACGAGATCGCCGGTCTGCTGGGGACCCGTGTGGTCACGCGTGTGGCCACGAGTTCGCAGATTGCCGACATTCTGAAGAAGAGCGAGCAGTCGCAGCGCGTGCTCGACGAAGCGAGCGAAGGCCTTGCGTTCGACGTGCTCTCTGACAACGAGAATGCGGACGAGTCGCTGGCGATCGACAAGCTTGCCGCGGACGACGATATCTCGCCGATTATCCGCCTGGTGGATACGACGATCTTCACCGCGCTTGAGCGGCGCGCTTCGGATATCCATCTTGAAACTTACGATGATTCGCTGCTCGTGAAGTATCGCATCGATGGCGTGCTGCAGCAGGCGATGGCGCCGATTGCACGCGAGCATCACCAGACAATTCTGTCGCGTATCAAGGTCATGAGCGAGCTCGATATTGCTGAGCGCCGCGTGCCGCAGGATGGTCGTTTCCGCGTGCGCTACAAGGGCCGCCTGATCGATTTCCGTGTGTCGATTATGCCGACCGTGCATGGCGAAAACGCTGTGTTGCGTGTGCTGGATAAAGAGTCGATGTCGGAGAAGTTCACCAAGCTGTCGCTGGACGTGGTGGGCTTTGCGGAGAAGGACCTCGCGCGCTTCCGCCGGTACATCAAGGAGCCGTACGGCATGGTGCTCGTGACCGGGCCGACGGGTTCGGGCAAAACGACAACGCTGTACGCGGCGCTGAATGAGATCAAGAGCGAAGAAGACAAGATCATCACGATCGAAGACCCGGTCGAGTACCAGATTCGCGGCATCACGCAGATCCCGGTGAATGAGAAGAAGGGCCTGACGTTTGCGCGTGGTCTGCGCTCGATTTTGCGTCATGATCCGGACAAGATTCTGGTCGGCGAAATTCGTGATGCGGAGACGGCGCAGATCGCCATCAACTCAGCGCTGACGGGGCATCTGGTGTTCACTACGGTCCATGCGAACAATGTGGTCGACGTGCTGGGCCGATTCCTGAACATGGGGGTTGAGCCTTACAACTTTGTGTCGGCGCTGAACTGCATTCTGGCGCAGCGACTGGTGCGTCAGATCTGCGAATTTTGCGTGCAAACGGTACATTTCACGGACGACGAGCTGATTGAAAATGGTCTGAATCCTGAGGAGTGGCGTGACGTGGACTTCAAGGAAGGTCCGGGTTGCATCGAGTGCGGCGGCACGGGATATCGTGGCCGGTCGGCGATCCATGAGCTGCTGGAACTGGACGACGAGATCCGCGAAATGCTGCTGGAGAAGCGGCCGGGCTCGGAGATTCGAAAGAAGGCCAAAGCGAAGGGCATGGCGTTCCTGCGTGACTCGGCTTTGGAGCGTGTTCGCGACGGTATTACGACGCTGCGCGAGATCAACAAGGTCACGTTTGTTGAGGCGGGAAGGTAG
- a CDS encoding 30S ribosomal protein S1: protein MAEETLEPTAPFVEETTATPAVEETTESFGDAFAEFERTNQRKADDGSKQIDATVVTLDADSVFLDIGFKTEGVLPRAALPNNADEVNPGDRMLVSVRGRNAEGYYELSRVRVVQPTDWSTLVKAFEEKTPITGTVTAVVKGGVSVDVGVRAFMPASRTGTRDAAELEKLVGQTIACNIIKLDTEAQDVVVDRRAILEAEQKELAQAKFATMSEGEIVTGTVRSLASYGAFVDIGGMDGLLHVSDISWTRIAKPEDAVEVGQELTLKVLKIDAENNRISLGLKQLQAEPWDAVPGKYTVGERVTGTVTRLADFGAFVELEPGIEGLIHVSEMSWVKKVKKPSDLLTVGETVEAAILKIDTAERRISLGLKQALGDPWSEVPLKFPVGAEVEGPVTRLATFGAFVELAEGVEGLVHISEIVADKRLAHPQDAVRVGEVVKAVVLAIDPEKRQIKLSIKQLQPTGLTEYLEERQVGDTVSGRVVSVSGENAVVELGEGIRAIASLKTQAAPAAAAPTGGVLDLSALGSMLKDRWKTGGPVAGSASSAVEAGQIRSFKITKLDVAAKSIELQLA from the coding sequence ATGGCTGAAGAAACCCTCGAACCCACCGCTCCCTTCGTTGAAGAAACCACCGCAACCCCCGCTGTCGAAGAGACAACGGAGTCTTTTGGCGACGCGTTTGCCGAGTTTGAGCGCACGAACCAGCGCAAGGCTGACGATGGCTCCAAGCAGATTGACGCGACCGTTGTGACGCTCGATGCCGACAGTGTTTTTCTGGATATCGGCTTCAAAACGGAAGGTGTTCTGCCGCGTGCGGCGCTCCCGAACAATGCCGACGAAGTGAATCCGGGTGACCGGATGCTGGTCTCCGTTCGTGGCCGCAATGCTGAGGGCTACTACGAGCTTTCGCGTGTTCGCGTGGTGCAGCCGACGGATTGGTCGACGCTCGTAAAGGCGTTTGAAGAGAAGACGCCGATCACCGGAACGGTGACGGCTGTGGTGAAGGGCGGCGTCAGCGTGGATGTTGGCGTGCGCGCGTTTATGCCCGCTTCCCGCACCGGCACGCGCGATGCTGCCGAGCTGGAGAAGCTGGTTGGGCAGACGATCGCCTGCAACATCATCAAGCTGGATACGGAAGCGCAGGATGTCGTCGTCGATCGCCGCGCGATCCTCGAAGCCGAGCAGAAGGAACTGGCGCAGGCGAAGTTCGCCACGATGTCCGAGGGCGAGATCGTCACGGGCACGGTGCGCAGCCTTGCGAGCTATGGCGCGTTTGTCGACATCGGCGGCATGGATGGCCTGCTGCACGTAAGCGATATCTCGTGGACGCGCATTGCGAAGCCCGAGGACGCGGTCGAAGTGGGCCAGGAGCTGACCCTGAAGGTGTTGAAGATCGATGCGGAGAACAATCGCATCTCGCTTGGCCTGAAGCAGTTGCAGGCTGAGCCGTGGGACGCCGTCCCCGGCAAGTACACCGTTGGCGAGCGCGTAACCGGAACCGTGACGCGCCTGGCAGACTTTGGTGCGTTCGTGGAGCTGGAGCCGGGCATTGAAGGCCTGATCCACGTCTCTGAGATGTCGTGGGTGAAGAAGGTGAAGAAGCCCAGCGACCTGTTGACGGTTGGTGAAACGGTCGAGGCGGCGATTCTGAAGATCGATACCGCGGAGCGTCGTATCTCGCTGGGTCTGAAGCAGGCACTTGGCGACCCGTGGTCGGAAGTTCCGCTGAAGTTCCCCGTGGGCGCAGAGGTCGAAGGTCCTGTGACGCGTCTGGCGACGTTCGGCGCGTTTGTCGAACTGGCCGAGGGCGTTGAAGGCCTCGTCCACATCAGCGAAATCGTCGCCGACAAGCGCCTTGCCCACCCGCAGGATGCGGTTCGCGTGGGCGAGGTCGTTAAAGCTGTTGTGCTGGCGATCGATCCGGAAAAGCGCCAGATCAAGCTGAGCATCAAGCAGCTTCAGCCGACGGGCCTGACGGAGTATCTGGAAGAGCGCCAGGTGGGCGATACCGTTTCGGGGCGCGTCGTCAGCGTCTCGGGCGAGAACGCTGTGGTGGAGCTGGGCGAGGGCATCCGTGCGATCGCTTCGTTGAAGACACAGGCTGCTCCGGCTGCTGCGGCACCCACGGGTGGCGTGCTGGATCTTTCGGCGCTCGGCTCGATGCTGAAGGACCGCTGGAAGACCGGTGGGCCTGTGGCTGGAAGCGCGTCGTCGGCGGTTGAAGCGGGCCAGATCCGCAGTTTCAAGATCACGAAGCTGGACGTTGCGGCCAAGAGCATCGAGCTGCAGCTTGCTTAG